From Mycosarcoma maydis chromosome 19, whole genome shotgun sequence:
ACGTAAGAAAGCCTTTCTTGCCTCGCCGAAACAGTGCATCGTCGAGTGTGCGAAAGAGCTGGCCCAACTCGCGTCCAGACGTCAAGAGGTCCAATTCAATTCAATTGAAGCGTTCTCACCCTCACAAGATGGTGGACCAAAAAAGGAAAAACGAGACGGCTGCCAAGTCGGGTGGcaccgacgaggatggcagCCGTTCGTCCAGTAGCTCCTGTGGAGATGGGAACGCTAGCAATGGCGGCGTTGGTGAAGCATCACGTGGACCTGGCGATGTGAGCTTTGACGACATTTTCGATGTCACCAAAACGCTGCGCGAGAACCAATCCATGATGATCTCGGCAGAGTTTGATCGTATGGGAATGGGCAAGTATCAGATCTGCATCTGGGTTCTGTGCGGATGCGGCTACTTTATCGACCTGTTGTGGGCGCAAGCGCTGGGCTTGATTGTCACGCAAGTGGCGTTCGAGTTTGCTGACGAGATCGGCGGCAAAACCGGCCCACTTCAGACGGCATTCTCGACAGGACTCACGGTGGgcgccttcttcttcggctTTGCGGTCGACGTAGTGGGCCGACGATGGAGCTTCTATCTGACGACGTTGATCGCGTCGATTTTTGGGATTGCCAGTGGAGGCGCACGCAGCTTTGATGGTCTCTGCGTGCTGTCGGCTTTCATCGGGTTCGGTATCGGTGGCAATATTCCGATCGACGCGACGATCACGTTGGAGTTTCTGCCCACAAATCGACGCTTTCTCGTGGCGGCGCTATCGCTGTTTCAGCCGTTGGGGGTGCTGGTATGCTCGGGCATCTCGTATGGACTGATTCCAAAGTATGCGTGCGAGTCGGCCGAGACGTGTACGCGATCGAACAACATGGGCTGGCGATACACACTGTACACACTCGGCTGTATCACCTGGCTCATCTTTGTGGCTCGATTCTTCATCTTCAGCTTCCGCGAGTCGCCGCAGTATCTGCTGGCACGTGGAAAGGAGGCTAGAGCGCTCCAGATTATTCGGCAGATTCTGCATACGAACAAGAGCAAGATGGAGCCGCTCTTTACGCAGGCTGATTTCCAGGAGGCGGCGAGACGGATTGCAGAGCACCAAGGCGGTGAATACCTGGTGGAGCCagaggagcaagagcggcTGCACGGCGGTGCACTCAAGATGTCGAGGTGGGAGACGGCCAAGAAATCGGCCAAGGAAATGGCGTCGCTCTTTCTGAATGCAAAGACGTTGTTTCGGAACAAGACGATGGCGAGGGTAACTATCATTCTTTGGCTCACGTTTATTGCCGACTTTTGGGGGTTTACGCTCGCAGGTTTCTACCTGCCTCAAATCCTGCGCGCCAAGGGAGCCGAGCAGGAcacgtcgatctcgacgaccTACCGCAACTACATGCTGGTCTACTTTCCCGGCATATTCGCAGTGGCGCTGGGTGCGGCGATGATCGAAGCGCCAAAAGTAGGACGCCAATGGGCCATGGTGGTATCATCAGGCTTGATGGCCGTTTCGTTCTTCctgttcacgattgccaaaGATCAGACGGGCAGCGTGGTGCTGAACGCGGTCGAGTACTTTTTCCAGAGCCTGTTCAACAGTATTCTGTATGCTTTTG
This genomic window contains:
- a CDS encoding uncharacterized protein (related to PHO84 - high-affinity inorganic phosphate transporter), with translation MLLSATTTKRSSSSSPPTSATLQTAPLRSSPDPRFYQSHGSTPRTSVSQSRQTKGQTRALSQPRYAEPEEQDLTLTDDFYDQDDDDDDRDHDVRKPFLPRRNSASSSVRKSWPNSRPDVKRSNSIQLKRSHPHKMVDQKRKNETAAKSGGTDEDGSRSSSSSCGDGNASNGGVGEASRGPGDVSFDDIFDVTKTLRENQSMMISAEFDRMGMGKYQICIWVLCGCGYFIDLLWAQALGLIVTQVAFEFADEIGGKTGPLQTAFSTGLTVGAFFFGFAVDVVGRRWSFYLTTLIASIFGIASGGARSFDGLCVLSAFIGFGIGGNIPIDATITLEFLPTNRRFLVAALSLFQPLGVLVCSGISYGLIPKYACESAETCTRSNNMGWRYTLYTLGCITWLIFVARFFIFSFRESPQYLLARGKEARALQIIRQILHTNKSKMEPLFTQADFQEAARRIAEHQGGEYLVEPEEQERLHGGALKMSRWETAKKSAKEMASLFLNAKTLFRNKTMARVTIILWLTFIADFWGFTLAGFYLPQILRAKGAEQDTSISTTYRNYMLVYFPGIFAVALGAAMIEAPKVGRQWAMVVSSGLMAVSFFLFTIAKDQTGSVVLNAVEYFFQSLFNSILYAFVPEIYPSQVRGTASGLASTLGRIAGIIAPLAADPLFADQTEQQAKHVLYLAGGVTLLCPIALALLPYDTRGMRVY